Proteins found in one Odocoileus virginianus isolate 20LAN1187 ecotype Illinois chromosome 10, Ovbor_1.2, whole genome shotgun sequence genomic segment:
- the OR8I2 gene encoding olfactory receptor 8I2 yields MTKSQQRSQGSEWTEMAGNNFTEVTFFILSGFENHPELQISLFLMFLFIYLFTVLGNLGLILLIRIDCQLHTPMYFFLSNLASIDVFYSTTVTPKALVNLQSIRKTISFVGCFVQMYFFVGLVCSECFLLGSMAYDRYVAICNPLLYSVVMSQKVCRGLGVMPYMIGFTNSLVSICVISRLAFCDVSINHFFCDTTALLALSCVDAFNTEMVIFVLAGFTLLSSLFIITVTYMAIISAILQIRSAAGRQKAFSTCVSHIMGVTIFYGSLIFTYLQPENTSSLTQAQVASVFYTIVIPMLNPLIYSLRNKDVKNALLKAFQKLFP; encoded by the exons ATGACTAAATCCCAG CAGAGAAGTCAAGGATCTGAGTGGACAGAAATGGCTGGGAACAACTTCACAGAGGTGACATTCTTCATCCTCTCTGGATTTGAAAATCACCCTGAACTACAAATCAGCCTCTTcttgatgtttctttttatttatctcttcacTGTTTTGGGGAACCTTGGACTAATTCTGTTAATCAGAATCGACTGTCAGCTCCACACACCTATGTACTTTTTCCTTAGCAATTTAGCATCCATTGATGTATTTTATTCCACTACTGTAACACCCAAGGCACTGGTAAATCTCCAGTCAATCCGGAAAACCATCTCCTTTGTTGGCTGCTTTGTTCAGATGTACTTTTTTGTGGGTTTAGTGTGTAGTGAGTGCTTTCTTCTGGGGtccatggcctatgaccgctatgtagCTATCTGCAATCCCTTACTGTATTCTGTGGTCATGTCCCAGAAGGTGTGCAGGGGGTTGGGAGTCATGCCTTATATGATCGGCTTCACCAATTCTCTGGTCTCCATCTGTGTGATCAGCAGATTGGCATTCTGTGATGTCAGCATCAATCATTTTTTCTGTGACACCACAGCTCTTCTGGCCCTGTCCTGCGTGGATGCATTCAACACAGAAATGGTGATCTTTGTTTTAGCTGGCTTCACCCTTCTTAGCTCTCTCTTCATCATCACAGTCACCTACATGGCCATCATCTCAGCCATCCTGCAGATCCGGTCTGCAGCAGGCAGACAGAAAGCCTTTTCAACCTGTGTGTCCCACATCATGGGGGTGACCATCTTCTATGGGTCCCTGATTTTCACGTATCTGCAGCCTGAGAACACATCCTCCTTGACCCAGGCACAGGTGGCATCTGTATTCTACACCATTGTTATTCCCATGCTGAATCCGCTTATCTATAGTTTGAGGAACAAAGATGTAAAAAATGCTCTTCTGAAAGCATTTCAAAAACTGTTTCCATGA